The following are from one region of the Bradyrhizobium sediminis genome:
- a CDS encoding ATP12 family chaperone protein, giving the protein MRELFDEVAGQSPLDPEEAVRRTTRTPRRKRFYARAGVVETADGFAITLDGKPIRTPSGRPLEAPTREIANAIAVEWEAQQELIDPLTMPLTRFANSVVDGVVERVEAVADDVAKYLGTDLLFYRAGHPEALVAREAKHWDPVVFWAAETLGAHFMLAEGIVHVRQPEPAIAAARAAFPDDPWSIAALHVVTTVTGSALLALALLHGVLDQERVWAAAHVDEDWNIEKWGVDEEVAARRAARLVDLRAAAHILKALNPGA; this is encoded by the coding sequence ATGCGCGAACTATTCGATGAAGTGGCAGGACAATCGCCGCTCGATCCGGAGGAGGCGGTGCGCCGTACGACGCGCACCCCGCGGCGCAAGCGCTTTTACGCTCGCGCCGGCGTCGTCGAGACCGCGGACGGTTTCGCGATCACGCTGGATGGCAAGCCGATCCGCACGCCATCGGGGCGTCCGCTGGAGGCGCCGACCCGGGAAATCGCCAACGCCATCGCGGTGGAGTGGGAGGCGCAGCAGGAATTGATCGATCCCCTGACCATGCCGCTGACGCGCTTCGCCAACAGCGTCGTCGATGGCGTGGTCGAGCGGGTAGAGGCGGTCGCCGACGATGTCGCGAAATATCTCGGCACCGATCTGTTATTTTACCGCGCCGGTCATCCGGAAGCGCTGGTGGCGCGGGAAGCCAAGCATTGGGACCCGGTCGTGTTCTGGGCCGCCGAGACGCTGGGTGCGCATTTCATGCTGGCCGAAGGCATCGTGCATGTCCGCCAGCCCGAGCCGGCGATCGCGGCGGCGCGCGCGGCTTTCCCCGACGATCCCTGGTCGATCGCCGCCCTGCATGTGGTCACGACCGTGACCGGATCGGCGCTGCTCGCGCTGGCGCTGCTGCACGGCGTGCTCGACCAGGAGCGGGTCTGGGCCGCCGCCCATGTCGATGAGGACTGGAACATCGAGAAATGGGGCGTGGACGAGGAGGTGGCGGCGCGCCGCGCGGCGCGGCTGGTCGATTTACGGGCCGCCGCCCATATTCTCAAGGCGCTGAATCCCGGCGCATGA